CGGCGCAGCTCACCACGCTGACCCGGCGCGCGGAACTGGTGGAGGAACTCGGTATCGATGTGTTCTGCGTGATGCCGTTCACGCAGGACTTCATGAAGCTGACCCCCGGCCGCTACGTCCACGATCTGCTGGTCGAGAAGTTGCATGTGGCCGAGGTCGTGGTCGGTGACAACTTCACCTTCGGCAAGAAGGCCGCCGGCACCGTGGAGACCATGCGCGAGCTGGGCGGCCGGTTCGGCTTCGAGGTCGACGGGGTGACCCTGGTCGGCGAGCATGCGGTGACCTTGTCCTCCACCTACATCCGGGCCTGCGTCGATGCCGGCGATATGGCCGCGGCGGCCGACGCGCTGGGCCGCCCGCACCGGGTGGAGGGGGTGGTGGTGCACGGTGACGGCCGGGGCCGCGAACTGGGCTTCCCGACCGCCAACGTGGCGCCGCCGATGCATGCCGCCATTCCCGCCGACGGCGTGTACGCGGGCTGGTTCACCGTGCTGGCCGCCGGGGAGACCGTCGGCGACATCCGTCCCGGCAAGCCGGTGATGGCGGCGATCT
The genomic region above belongs to Nocardia spumae and contains:
- a CDS encoding bifunctional riboflavin kinase/FAD synthetase — protein: MQRWRSLEEMPPDWGRCVLTIGVFDGVHRGHAQLISRAVKSAAVRGVPSVLMTFDPHPMEVVRPGSHPAQLTTLTRRAELVEELGIDVFCVMPFTQDFMKLTPGRYVHDLLVEKLHVAEVVVGDNFTFGKKAAGTVETMRELGGRFGFEVDGVTLVGEHAVTLSSTYIRACVDAGDMAAAADALGRPHRVEGVVVHGDGRGRELGFPTANVAPPMHAAIPADGVYAGWFTVLAAGETVGDIRPGKPVMAAISVGTNPTFSGRTRTVEAFVLDTEADLYGQHVAVDFVKHLRGMRRFDSVDELIAAMRGDVEQTRQVLAAGSAG